In Candidatus Defluviibacterium haderslevense, the following are encoded in one genomic region:
- a CDS encoding glycosyltransferase family 2 protein, which yields MNSLSAIIITYNEEINISSCLNSLKRIADEIIVVDSYSTDRTRELCEAAGAKVFTHAFEGYGQQKSYAANLATHDMILSLDADESLDEEAIAEIQNLKRNGFDELYLIKRKTFYCGHWVKYCGWYPDKKLRLWNRIHANWSLDKLHETVLPNNPHTPTQLLKGNILHYSYKTTQDHLNQLDRFSTMAAKKYFDQGKKSFLFQAQWSYVIKFLEIYIYKLGILDGKTGFTIALLSAYGQFLKYHKLHLLNRS from the coding sequence ATTCCCTAAAGCGTATTGCAGATGAAATCATTGTAGTAGATTCATACAGTACAGATCGTACCAGAGAACTTTGTGAAGCTGCCGGAGCTAAAGTATTTACTCATGCCTTCGAAGGGTATGGTCAGCAAAAAAGTTATGCAGCAAATTTAGCAACTCATGATATGATTCTTTCACTTGATGCAGATGAAAGTTTGGATGAAGAAGCCATTGCAGAAATACAAAATTTAAAACGCAATGGTTTTGATGAATTGTATTTAATTAAAAGAAAAACATTTTATTGCGGTCATTGGGTTAAATATTGTGGTTGGTACCCTGATAAAAAATTACGCTTATGGAATCGAATCCATGCCAATTGGTCATTGGATAAACTCCATGAGACCGTATTACCCAATAATCCTCATACACCAACTCAATTATTAAAGGGAAACATCCTTCATTATAGTTACAAAACAACCCAAGATCACCTCAACCAATTGGATCGATTTAGCACCATGGCTGCCAAAAAATATTTTGACCAGGGAAAAAAATCATTCCTCTTCCAGGCTCAATGGTCTTATGTGATTAAATTTCTAGAAATATATATTTATAAATTAGGAATTTTAGATGGAAAAACTGGATTTACGATAGCATTACTATCCGCTTATGGCCAATTTTTAAAATATCATAAACTGCATTTGCTGAATCGATCCTAG
- a CDS encoding CoA-binding protein, with translation MNKITLVLGASENPDRYSNKAIHMLLSYHHNVIPVGIKKGIVDGLEIITQPDYFKDVDTVTLYINPTLQEKWYDYILSLHPRRIIFNPGTENETFETIANAHGIETIEACTLVMLSTGQY, from the coding sequence ATGAATAAAATTACCCTTGTCTTAGGTGCAAGTGAGAATCCAGATCGCTATTCCAATAAAGCAATCCATATGTTGCTTTCCTACCACCATAATGTCATCCCTGTTGGGATAAAAAAAGGCATAGTAGACGGCCTTGAAATAATAACCCAACCAGATTATTTTAAGGATGTAGATACCGTAACCTTGTATATCAATCCAACACTTCAAGAGAAATGGTATGATTATATTTTGTCCTTGCATCCACGTAGAATCATTTTTAATCCCGGCACTGAAAATGAAACTTTTGAAACAATAGCCAATGCCCATGGTATAGAAACCATTGAAGCATGCACTCTGGTTATGTTATCTACAGGACAGTATTAA